The proteins below are encoded in one region of Polynucleobacter sp. AP-Elch-400A-B2:
- the mnmE gene encoding tRNA uridine-5-carboxymethylaminomethyl(34) synthesis GTPase MnmE: protein MTRKLPIIALATAPGKAGVGVIRISGPQLLPMAMALFNKALTPRQANLLTLRDAQGESIDQLLAIYFAAPASFTGEDVLELQCHGGPQLLELVMKRCLELGKDQGLVIAEPGEFSLRAYLNNKIDLAQAEAITDLIDAQSAAAVRGAARSLQGAFSNDINSLIEEITQLRILVESTLDFPEEEIEFLENAQARERLSAVMQKLYALREGAKQGKILRDGIQLVLAGAPNVGKSSLLNRLAGEEVAIVTPIAGTTRDRVKESITIGGVPMHIIDTAGLRETSDLVEAKGIERSWEAIGASDLVIFLQDPNSSEATTASEILELKAQILKVLPPKCPVLEVNNKSDLLGGPIPNQDGKQALFISAKTGEGIDALKQKILELVGWGGSQEGVIVARRRHLDCLDRAATHLEQSQQFAANGNVSLELFAEELRLAQDQLGQITGKLLPDDLLGKIFSQFCIGK, encoded by the coding sequence ATGACGAGAAAGCTGCCCATCATTGCGCTTGCCACCGCACCTGGCAAAGCTGGTGTCGGCGTCATTCGCATTAGCGGGCCCCAGCTTTTGCCTATGGCCATGGCCTTATTTAATAAGGCGCTAACACCAAGGCAGGCAAACTTACTCACTCTTCGAGATGCGCAGGGCGAGTCCATCGACCAACTCCTTGCCATTTACTTTGCAGCCCCCGCCTCTTTTACGGGGGAGGATGTCTTGGAGCTGCAATGCCATGGCGGACCACAACTTTTAGAGTTGGTCATGAAGCGATGTCTTGAGCTGGGAAAAGATCAAGGCTTAGTAATTGCTGAGCCCGGCGAATTTTCTTTACGAGCCTACCTTAATAACAAAATTGATTTAGCCCAAGCTGAGGCGATTACGGATTTAATTGATGCGCAAAGTGCAGCAGCGGTACGTGGCGCAGCACGCTCCTTGCAAGGCGCGTTCTCAAATGACATTAATAGCCTGATTGAAGAGATTACCCAATTGCGCATTTTGGTGGAGTCCACCCTAGACTTCCCTGAGGAGGAGATTGAGTTCTTGGAGAATGCTCAAGCTCGTGAACGCCTGAGCGCTGTAATGCAAAAGCTATATGCGCTAAGGGAAGGGGCGAAGCAGGGCAAGATTTTGCGTGACGGCATTCAGCTGGTTTTGGCTGGCGCGCCTAACGTTGGAAAAAGCTCTCTTCTAAATCGCTTAGCTGGCGAAGAGGTGGCTATTGTTACGCCTATCGCAGGAACCACAAGAGACCGCGTTAAGGAGAGTATTACTATCGGCGGTGTTCCTATGCACATCATTGACACCGCAGGCTTGCGTGAAACCAGCGATTTAGTTGAGGCCAAGGGGATCGAAAGATCATGGGAAGCCATTGGGGCGTCGGACCTAGTTATTTTTCTACAAGATCCAAACTCGTCAGAGGCAACTACAGCTTCCGAAATTTTGGAGCTAAAAGCTCAAATACTAAAAGTGCTCCCGCCCAAGTGCCCAGTGCTGGAAGTCAATAACAAATCAGATTTATTGGGCGGTCCCATACCCAATCAAGACGGAAAGCAAGCCTTGTTTATTTCAGCCAAGACGGGCGAGGGTATCGATGCTCTAAAACAGAAGATTTTAGAGTTGGTAGGTTGGGGCGGCTCTCAGGAGGGTGTGATTGTGGCGCGCAGGCGGCACTTAGATTGCTTAGATAGGGCCGCTACCCACCTAGAGCAATCTCAACAATTTGCCGCTAATGGCAATGTATCGCTGGAGTTGTTTGCAGAAGAGCTCCGTTTGGCACAAGATCAGCTCGGACAAATTACTGGGAAGCTACTCCCAGACGATCTTTTGGGCAAGATATTTAGTCAATTTTGTATCGGTAAATAA
- the yidC gene encoding membrane protein insertase YidC has product MDFKKTILWAVFSMSGLLLYNNWQVHEGKPSMFGGPVATSPAPADKGVGGSKTDVPSQLSSAPVITTTPIINSDAMASAEKFTLQNDVLVLKISSSGANVVDAKLLKSFTPENKPVELFQYTSTHKYFARSGLISLNSDLPNHTSNFKMVQSGKDESGRPFIVLVSERNGVKLEKTFILNPGSYVVDVGHRITQTANNPNPLVLYTEIVRDASQEQKIGPFDGAFSASTFTGPAAYTDKEKFNKLEFTAIDKNKITIPTQVAAGEPAWIAMVQHYFASAWIPSDKAVRDIYANKIDNNLYRIGMQTPLGVVPAGSTVVEKARLFVGPQEERVLETIAPGFELLKDYGYLTILAKPIFWLLDNIHSYVGNWGWSIILLTILIKLVFFPLSAASYKSMARMKEVQPRLAVMKEQFKGEPQKMNQAMMEMYRKEKINPLGGCLPVVIQIPVFIALYWVLLSSVELRGAPWILWVHDLSLPDTSISGLIGLKSIPIGILPIIMAASMFVQTKLNPTPPDPIQAKVMMYMPLVFSVMFFFFPAGLVLYWVVNNLLSIAQQWQINQMFGKKLAK; this is encoded by the coding sequence ATGAGGGCAAGCCATCGATGTTTGGTGGGCCCGTAGCAACCTCCCCAGCGCCTGCAGATAAAGGTGTGGGCGGCAGTAAGACTGATGTTCCTAGCCAATTATCGAGCGCACCAGTAATTACAACAACACCAATTATTAATAGTGACGCAATGGCGAGCGCGGAAAAGTTCACGCTACAGAACGATGTTCTTGTGTTGAAAATTAGCTCAAGCGGTGCAAATGTCGTAGATGCAAAGTTACTAAAGTCTTTCACACCAGAAAACAAACCTGTTGAGTTATTTCAGTACACATCTACACACAAATACTTCGCACGCTCCGGGTTGATATCTTTAAACAGCGACCTTCCAAATCACACCAGCAACTTTAAGATGGTCCAGTCTGGAAAAGATGAATCAGGCCGCCCATTTATCGTCTTAGTTAGCGAGCGCAACGGCGTTAAGCTTGAAAAAACTTTCATCCTTAACCCAGGAAGCTATGTTGTAGATGTTGGGCACCGCATTACACAAACTGCCAACAACCCCAACCCACTTGTTCTATACACCGAGATTGTTCGTGATGCTTCACAAGAGCAAAAAATCGGCCCTTTTGACGGTGCATTTTCAGCAAGCACATTTACTGGGCCGGCAGCCTACACAGATAAAGAAAAGTTTAATAAGCTCGAATTCACTGCAATAGATAAAAACAAAATCACCATTCCTACTCAGGTGGCTGCTGGTGAGCCTGCATGGATTGCAATGGTTCAGCACTATTTTGCTAGCGCATGGATTCCGAGCGATAAGGCTGTGCGTGATATCTACGCCAACAAAATTGATAACAATCTCTACCGAATTGGTATGCAAACTCCGTTGGGCGTGGTCCCTGCAGGCTCTACTGTTGTAGAAAAAGCCAGACTATTTGTCGGTCCGCAAGAAGAGCGTGTGCTAGAAACAATCGCCCCAGGCTTTGAGTTGCTCAAAGACTATGGCTACTTAACCATTTTGGCGAAACCCATTTTCTGGCTCTTGGACAACATTCATTCTTATGTTGGTAACTGGGGTTGGTCAATTATTTTATTGACCATTTTGATTAAGTTGGTGTTCTTCCCGCTGTCAGCCGCAAGCTATAAATCGATGGCGCGCATGAAGGAAGTACAACCCCGCTTGGCCGTAATGAAAGAGCAGTTCAAGGGTGAGCCACAAAAAATGAATCAGGCGATGATGGAAATGTATCGCAAAGAAAAGATTAACCCACTCGGCGGTTGCTTGCCAGTGGTGATTCAGATTCCAGTATTTATCGCTTTGTACTGGGTGCTACTGTCATCTGTTGAGTTGCGTGGCGCCCCTTGGATTTTGTGGGTTCACGACCTCTCGTTGCCAGACACATCCATTAGTGGCTTGATTGGCTTAAAGTCAATTCCAATTGGAATTTTGCCAATCATCATGGCGGCCTCTATGTTTGTCCAAACCAAACTTAATCCAACGCCACCCGACCCAATTCAGGCGAAGGTAATGATGTATATGCCTTTAGTTTTCTCAGTCATGTTCTTCTTCTTCCCTGCGGGCTTGGTTTTGTATTGGGTAGTGAACAACCTACTATCGATTGCTCAGCAATGGCAGATCAATCAAATGTTTGGAAAGAAGTTGGCTAAATAA